The following are from one region of the Deltaproteobacteria bacterium genome:
- a CDS encoding SGNH/GDSL hydrolase family protein, with protein sequence MNKPAKKNAGGAVLVLFLSSVFWFGIFEISARFWIRNFGDPLDRARLVMQPSERYLWRMRPDYSGTFENAKLVTDENGFRVSYQPRAEGTAVSGDSARNFDWLVLGPSSAFGWGVDLDDTYSSIAAKGAGKTLLNASQVGYGISQGLRIYEDHRARWKFNPKTVFIAYGVNDVDRFRFFGPMGVSDREVFAREESLEQLRLEKWIYRFAFSGLLMRAMQEGAVKFGCPGKGKFEIRESEDGFFDSLSILIEQVVADGHRPVVIDSPFRYPFVTDPNRAELATKQFAAAHAAANSGNCEEAKRQFQMARENEPHRVALAISRINTRLKEFVAIKSVSLVEASKMVGAADDFVDPVHFSVKGNKQIAEGVLRELNR encoded by the coding sequence ATGAATAAGCCAGCAAAAAAAAATGCCGGGGGCGCAGTTTTAGTTTTATTTCTTTCTAGTGTTTTTTGGTTTGGCATCTTCGAAATTTCGGCACGGTTTTGGATTCGCAATTTCGGGGACCCCCTGGACCGTGCAAGGCTTGTGATGCAGCCAAGCGAAAGATACTTGTGGCGAATGAGACCTGACTATTCGGGCACTTTTGAAAATGCGAAGCTCGTAACGGATGAGAACGGGTTTAGAGTGTCTTACCAACCTAGAGCGGAAGGTACGGCAGTCAGCGGGGACAGCGCTCGCAACTTTGACTGGCTGGTACTGGGGCCGTCTTCCGCGTTCGGATGGGGCGTTGATTTGGACGACACCTATTCTTCGATCGCGGCAAAGGGCGCGGGGAAAACTTTGTTGAATGCCTCGCAGGTAGGTTATGGGATTAGCCAAGGTTTACGAATCTATGAAGATCATCGCGCACGCTGGAAATTCAATCCGAAAACGGTTTTCATCGCGTATGGCGTTAATGATGTCGATCGCTTTCGTTTCTTTGGTCCGATGGGAGTTAGTGATAGAGAAGTGTTTGCTCGGGAAGAATCTCTGGAACAATTAAGGTTGGAAAAATGGATCTACCGCTTTGCATTTTCCGGTCTCTTGATGCGAGCGATGCAAGAAGGCGCAGTGAAATTTGGCTGCCCGGGAAAAGGTAAATTTGAAATCCGCGAGTCCGAAGACGGTTTCTTCGACTCGCTTTCGATTTTAATCGAGCAAGTTGTGGCCGATGGCCATCGACCGGTTGTCATTGATTCTCCATTTCGGTATCCGTTTGTTACGGATCCGAACCGTGCTGAGCTCGCGACGAAGCAATTCGCTGCGGCACACGCTGCAGCAAACTCGGGAAATTGCGAAGAGGCAAAGCGACAATTTCAAATGGCGAGAGAGAACGAGCCACACCGTGTGGCACTGGCGATCTCAAGAATCAACACTCGCTTAAAAGAGTTCGTCGCGATAAAAAGCGTAAGTCTAGTAGAGGCTAGCAAAATGGTTGGTGCTGCCGACGATTTTGTTGACCCCGTTCATTTCTCCGTTAAGGGCAACAAACAGATTGCTGAGGGTGTCTTGCGTGAACTCAATCGATAA